AACCCGCCCTTGAGCGTCTCGAACCGGTGGGGAACATCGCTTAACGGATAGCGGTTGAGCCGCATGTAGTTTTCCAGCATCCGGTCCGAGACGAACTCGGTGCCGCGGTCCACCGCAAGCACCGCCCCGACGTTGGCATGGACCATGAAACCGGCCAGCGTCCGCAGCACCAGTTCCCGGTTGTTGGGATCCATGCCCGAGCCGCCCTCGGTATGGGCCACCGCCACCACGCCGTCGATGTTCGGGTACCGGTCCGCCTGGTCTTTCAGCAGCGATTCCAGGCGCCGCACGAAACCCGTCGTCTGCGACGTAATGCCCAGCAGAATGATATAGTTTCGGGTCCCGACACCTCGCGCCGGACCGCGGTCGAAACCGTCGAACGCCGGCGGACGGTCACTGAGTGGAACCTGCTCGCCTGGTTTGAAGGTGGACTCATCCAGTTCGTAGGGCACAACGCGGTCTTCGAAATTGGGCTGGTCCGGGAGGGCGAAATCGACCTGGCGGACACGGAGCGCGTCGAGGATGTCCGCGTTGCACAGGTAGTCGCCGGGCGCGATGTCCCGGGTCGCCCGGCCGAAGGGCAGGCCCCAGGACAGGACGAACTCCCCGGCGGGTATGGGTTGAACGGCGAACCGGTGCCCTTCCAGCAAGGTATGGGCGAGGGAAAAGGACGCGCCGGCGTCGTCTCTCACTTCCGTTCCCGCTTCCTGCCGCCGGGAGACGATGGCCACGTTGTCGCCGGGTTCGGCCAGGCGCGCGATGTCTTTCAACCGGCAGGCGGGCACGATGCCAGGGTCCTTGTCGAATAGAAAACGTACGAGGGATTCGGATCACTACACGGACAGGCAAGGTAACATCCGTCCCGATTCCGTGTCAAAGGTAATTCGGCGGCCGCGGTGTGACTCGCCGGTACGGTTGACGGCGATGAAGTTCGGTGTACATTGTCTTCCGGGTCAGGTCCTCAGCACAGCCAGACACCATGCAAGCCCGCAATGCTCACAACGGCCGGAGACCGTACCGTAACGTCCGCCAACCGGAGGTTCAAGAATGCTTGTTGGATATGTCAGTGACGAACGCTACGTCGCTATTCCCGAAGTGCTGCTGGAGTTCGAAGCCGATGGAGCATCCATCGAGGCGCGCTCCCGGGCCACGGGAGCGGTCTACGCGGACGTGACGCCCGGCCGGGAGTACAAGGTCACGCTTGCCGGCCGGGATTTCGGTTACAAAAGCGTGTACATGATCCCGCGCGAGGACGAGCCTTACCATTTCCGGCTGCTGCGGGACAGCCTGCTGGGGTACATGTGGCCCAAGTGGGTCCGGTCCGGGGAGAAATCGGAGTTCCGCGTGCACGCGGTGGAGGCTTACCAGCTTGAACTGTACCGCTACGGTTGGAAGAAGGAGTTTGTCCGGAATATCGGCTGGTACGACGAACACGGCCCCCGCGCCACCATGCAGATCACGCCCGACGGCGACTATACCCGGTCCGGCGTGAAGTGGAATACCCAGGGCTATACGAATCCCGCCCACAAACAGTACATCGAGGCGCCGGAACGGTCCGGCCTGTACTACCTCCACGCGTCCACGGAGACGGGCGGGTTCTTCTCCTTCCCCTGGATCGTCGCGCCCGCGGCGCCGACGACCGACGTCGCCATACTGGCCGCCAACATCAACTGGAACGCCTACAACAACTTCGGAGGGCGCAGCAACTACATCCACACCGATGCCTTTCCCCCGACCCCCACGGTCAACGCCCGTTACGACCTGAGTCGGTACACCGATTCCGAGCACCGGATGTACAGTGCGGACGACTACGCGCCGCTCTCCTTCGACCGGCCCGAGCCCATCAACCACGTTCCCGAAGACGTCGAAGCCACCGACATGATCCGGGGCAGGGCGGCCTGTCACGTGGCACCCGCCGAGTGGCGGTTCCTGGCCTGGATGGAGCGGGAGGACTTCGGCTACGACCTCTACGCCGAGACGCAGTTCCACGACGGCACGCTGCCCCTGGACCGGTACAAGGTGCTCATCACCACCACCCATCCGGAATACTGGTCGCGGGACATGTACTACCGGCTCAAGGACTGGGTGTTCGAATCCGGCGGACGGCTCATGTACCTGGGCGGCAACGGCCTGAACTGCGAGGTCGAGTTCGTCGACGAATACACGATGAAGGTGAAGAACGGCAACATCGATTCGCTCGACCGGCCCGGGGAGGGCATCGAAAGCCGCTTCAACATCTACAACGAATCCGAGGCGAACCTCCTCGGCGTGGCCTTCACCCGCACGGGGATCATGACCAGCGCGCCGTACCGCGTGATCGACGCGGGCCACTGGGTCTTCGAGGGCACCGGCGTCGCGGAAGGTGAAATCTTCGGCGAAGCAAGCCTGCACGAACGGGTGCCCGGCGGGGCATCGGGACACGAAACCGACAAGATCACGCCCAATTCACCGGCAAACACCCAACTGATCGCCAAGGGAACCAACGTGGACGACGGTGGGGCCGAAATGGTCGTACATGAGACGGAAAGCGGCGGGATGGTATTCTCGGCGGGGTCGATCACCTACCCGTCATCGGTCCTCGTGGACGACGTGGTTTCCAGGGTCACGTCCAACGTGCTGAAGCGGTTTCTGCGGGATTGATCACAACTTCCGCTGGTACACCCCCGTCACGCGGTGGTTCGTGCCCTTCTCGAGGATCAGGTCCGCCCGTTCGCGCGTCGGAATGATGTTCTCGCGCAGGTTCACGAGGTTGATGTCCCGCCAGATCCCCCGGGCCGTTTCCACGGCCTCTTCCGTGCTCAATCCCGCGTAGTGGTGGAAGTAGGATTCCGGGTTCTGGAACGCGGTGTCCCGCAGCCTCAGGAAACGATCGACGTACCACTGCTCCAGGTCGTGTTCTTCCGCCTCC
This genomic window from Gemmatimonadota bacterium contains:
- a CDS encoding carboxypeptidase regulatory-like domain-containing protein, which produces MLVGYVSDERYVAIPEVLLEFEADGASIEARSRATGAVYADVTPGREYKVTLAGRDFGYKSVYMIPREDEPYHFRLLRDSLLGYMWPKWVRSGEKSEFRVHAVEAYQLELYRYGWKKEFVRNIGWYDEHGPRATMQITPDGDYTRSGVKWNTQGYTNPAHKQYIEAPERSGLYYLHASTETGGFFSFPWIVAPAAPTTDVAILAANINWNAYNNFGGRSNYIHTDAFPPTPTVNARYDLSRYTDSEHRMYSADDYAPLSFDRPEPINHVPEDVEATDMIRGRAACHVAPAEWRFLAWMEREDFGYDLYAETQFHDGTLPLDRYKVLITTTHPEYWSRDMYYRLKDWVFESGGRLMYLGGNGLNCEVEFVDEYTMKVKNGNIDSLDRPGEGIESRFNIYNESEANLLGVAFTRTGIMTSAPYRVIDAGHWVFEGTGVAEGEIFGEASLHERVPGGASGHETDKITPNSPANTQLIAKGTNVDDGGAEMVVHETESGGMVFSAGSITYPSSVLVDDVVSRVTSNVLKRFLRD